In the Streptomyces formicae genome, one interval contains:
- a CDS encoding GntR family transcriptional regulator — MGHLKQKNLITTRERLRDQVAHALRAALISGELRPGEIYSAPGLAEDFGISATPVREAMLDLAREGLVEPVRNKGFRVTEVNERDLDQFTEIRGLIEIPMIGRITRTAAREDLEVLRPIAEEIVRAARDHDLIGYLEADRRFHLSLLALSGNDRLVETVGDLRKRSRLYGLTTLDERDQLTPSAEEHIELLDLMLAGDAAGAERCMARHLGHVRSLWAQDGTA; from the coding sequence ATGGGGCACCTGAAGCAGAAGAACCTCATCACCACCAGGGAGCGGCTGCGCGACCAGGTCGCCCACGCCCTGCGCGCCGCCCTGATCTCCGGAGAGCTGCGCCCCGGCGAGATCTACTCGGCGCCCGGTCTCGCCGAGGACTTCGGCATCTCGGCGACGCCGGTGCGCGAGGCGATGCTCGACCTGGCCCGCGAGGGCCTGGTCGAGCCCGTCCGCAACAAGGGCTTCCGGGTCACGGAGGTCAACGAACGCGACCTCGACCAGTTCACCGAGATCCGCGGCCTGATCGAGATCCCCATGATCGGCCGGATCACCCGCACCGCCGCCCGCGAGGACCTGGAGGTGCTGCGCCCGATCGCCGAGGAGATCGTCCGCGCCGCCCGCGACCACGACCTCATCGGCTATCTGGAGGCCGACCGGCGCTTCCACCTCTCGCTCCTGGCCCTCTCGGGCAACGACCGCCTGGTCGAAACGGTCGGCGACCTCCGCAAGCGCTCCCGCCTCTACGGCCTCACGACCCTGGACGAACGCGACCAGCTGACCCCGTCCGCCGAGGAGCACATCGAACTCCTCGACCTGATGCTGGCGGGCGACGCGGCGGGCGCGGAGCGGTGCATGGCGCGGCACTTGGGACATGTGCGGTCGCTGTGGGCACAGGACGGCACCGCCTGA
- a CDS encoding proline racemase family protein has product MRTRHVFHAVDSHTEGMPTRVITGGVGVIPGATMAERRLHFIEHMDALRTLLMYEPRGHSAMSGAILQPPTRPDADYGVLYIEVSGLLPMCGHGTIGVATVLVETGMVQVTEPVTTVRLDTPAGLVSVDVDVLDGAARSVTLTNVPAFSVALDRKVDVPGHGTVTYDLAFGGNFYAFVHLDALGLPFDRERKDDLLAAGLAVMAAINDSPDRPVHPEQPEIAGVKHVYLAAPGSDAHRSRHAMAIHPGWFDRSPCGTGTSARMAQLHARGELPLNRDFVNESFIGTEFTGRLIEETTVAGLPAVVPQITGRAWITGTAQYFLDPDDPFPAGFRL; this is encoded by the coding sequence ATGCGCACCCGGCACGTCTTCCACGCCGTCGACTCACACACCGAGGGCATGCCCACGCGGGTGATCACCGGGGGCGTCGGGGTGATCCCCGGCGCCACGATGGCCGAACGCAGGCTGCACTTCATCGAGCACATGGACGCGCTGCGGACCCTCCTGATGTACGAGCCCCGGGGCCACTCCGCGATGAGCGGGGCGATCCTCCAGCCCCCGACCCGCCCCGACGCCGACTACGGCGTCCTCTACATCGAGGTGTCCGGGCTGCTCCCGATGTGCGGCCACGGCACGATCGGCGTGGCCACCGTCCTGGTGGAGACCGGCATGGTCCAGGTCACCGAGCCGGTCACCACGGTCCGCCTGGACACGCCCGCGGGACTGGTCTCCGTCGACGTGGACGTCCTGGACGGCGCGGCGAGGTCCGTCACCCTCACCAACGTCCCGGCCTTCAGCGTCGCCCTGGACCGCAAGGTCGACGTCCCGGGCCACGGCACGGTGACGTACGACCTGGCCTTCGGCGGGAACTTCTACGCGTTCGTGCACCTCGACGCGCTGGGGCTGCCGTTCGACCGCGAGCGCAAGGACGACCTGCTCGCGGCGGGCCTCGCCGTGATGGCGGCGATCAACGACTCACCGGACCGCCCCGTCCACCCCGAACAACCGGAGATAGCGGGCGTGAAACACGTCTACCTGGCCGCCCCCGGCTCGGACGCGCACCGCTCGCGCCACGCCATGGCCATCCACCCGGGCTGGTTCGACCGCTCCCCGTGCGGCACGGGCACCTCGGCCCGGATGGCGCAGTTGCACGCCCGCGGCGAACTCCCCCTGAACCGCGACTTCGTCAACGAGTCGTTCATCGGGACGGAGTTCACGGGCCGACTGATCGAGGAGACGACGGTGGCCGGACTCCCCGCGGTCGTCCCGCAGATCACCGGCAGGGCGTGGATCACCGGCACCGCCCAGTACTTCCTGGACCCGGACGACCCGTTCCCGGCGGGCTTCCGCCTCTGA
- a CDS encoding dihydrodipicolinate synthase family protein → MTSATWTTDRPWRGIMVATALPLRDDLSVDHDAYAEHVRHLIANGCDGVVPNGSLGEYQTLTPDERARVVRTAVDAAGDGARVMPGVSAYGSAESRRWAEQAAEAGCGSVLLLPPNAYRADDDAVRAHYAEVARAGLPVVAYNNPLDTKVDLVPSLLAQLHTEGSVVAVKEFSGDVRRAYEIAELAPDLDLLIGADDVLLELAVAGAVGWIAGYPNAFPATCAELYHAACAGDLDTALPLYRALHPLLRQDSKTEFVQSIKLSMDIVGLRGGPTRPPRTPLTGQVESLVRAATEKARAAGHH, encoded by the coding sequence ATGACCTCTGCCACCTGGACCACGGACCGACCCTGGCGCGGCATCATGGTCGCCACCGCGCTGCCCCTGCGCGACGACCTCTCCGTCGACCACGACGCGTACGCCGAGCACGTACGCCACCTCATCGCGAACGGCTGCGACGGGGTCGTGCCCAACGGCTCCCTCGGCGAGTACCAGACCCTCACCCCCGACGAGCGCGCCCGCGTGGTCCGTACCGCAGTCGACGCGGCGGGCGACGGCGCCCGCGTGATGCCGGGCGTCTCCGCCTACGGCAGCGCGGAGTCCCGCCGCTGGGCCGAGCAGGCCGCAGAGGCGGGCTGCGGCTCCGTACTCCTGCTGCCGCCGAACGCGTACCGCGCCGACGACGACGCCGTGCGCGCCCACTACGCCGAGGTCGCCCGCGCCGGGCTGCCCGTGGTCGCGTACAACAACCCGCTCGACACGAAGGTCGACCTGGTCCCCTCCCTGCTCGCCCAACTCCACACCGAGGGCTCCGTGGTGGCGGTGAAGGAGTTCAGCGGCGATGTGCGCAGGGCGTACGAGATCGCCGAACTCGCCCCGGATCTCGACCTGTTGATCGGGGCGGACGACGTCCTGCTGGAACTGGCCGTCGCGGGCGCGGTCGGCTGGATCGCCGGCTACCCGAACGCCTTCCCCGCCACCTGCGCCGAGCTCTACCACGCGGCCTGCGCCGGGGACCTGGACACGGCACTCCCCCTGTACCGCGCGCTGCACCCGCTCCTGCGCCAGGACTCCAAGACGGAGTTCGTGCAGTCCATCAAGCTGTCGATGGACATCGTGGGCCTGCGCGGCGGCCCGACCCGTCCGCCGCGCACGCCGCTGACGGGCCAGGTCGAGTCGCTGGTCCGCGCGGCCACCGAAAAGGCGCGAGCGGCGGGCCACCACTGA